One genomic region from Luteibacter yeojuensis encodes:
- a CDS encoding endonuclease/exonuclease/phosphatase family protein — protein MTRATPITSTAPERTLRLLSCNILAGASVQRYSDYLTRSVNAVLPGRSKLANLDSLAELLHEFDVVGLQEADAGSLRSGFLNQTRYIAEAAGMPFWSHQPNRPMARVAHSANGLLSRIEPSEVIDYPLPGRIKGRGALFVRFGEGTEALVVVIAHLSLGAAARMGQLAFIAELLAPYPHAVLMGDLNTEPASAEMRHLFDRTSLEPPTVATPTFPSWKPRRALDHILTSTDIKLDRTWTLPRAFSDHLPLAAEIRLPLSLAQAAGAATME, from the coding sequence ATGACCCGCGCCACGCCGATCACTTCGACCGCTCCGGAGCGCACGCTGCGCCTCCTGAGCTGCAACATCCTCGCCGGCGCGAGCGTCCAGCGTTACAGCGATTACCTGACCCGCAGCGTCAACGCGGTGCTGCCCGGCCGGTCGAAACTCGCGAACCTCGACTCCCTGGCCGAACTGCTCCACGAGTTCGACGTGGTCGGCCTGCAGGAAGCGGATGCCGGAAGCCTGCGCTCCGGTTTCCTCAACCAGACCCGCTACATCGCCGAGGCCGCGGGCATGCCGTTCTGGAGCCACCAGCCCAACCGGCCGATGGCGCGGGTGGCGCACTCTGCCAACGGCCTGCTGAGCCGTATCGAACCCAGCGAAGTCATCGACTATCCGTTGCCCGGCCGGATCAAGGGCCGCGGCGCGCTGTTCGTCCGTTTCGGCGAAGGCACGGAGGCACTGGTGGTCGTGATCGCCCACCTGTCCCTGGGCGCCGCCGCGCGCATGGGCCAGCTTGCCTTCATCGCCGAACTGCTCGCGCCGTATCCGCACGCCGTGCTGATGGGCGACCTCAACACCGAGCCTGCCAGCGCGGAGATGCGCCACCTCTTCGACAGGACGTCCCTGGAGCCGCCCACGGTGGCGACACCGACCTTCCCGAGCTGGAAACCGCGACGCGCGCTGGACCACATCCTCACGTCCACCGACATCAAGCTCGACAGGACGTGGACCTTGCCCCGCGCCTTCTCCGATCATCTGCCCCTGGCAGCGGAGATCCGCCTCCCGCTGTCGCTCGCGCAGGCCGCCGGCGCGGCCACCATGGAATAG
- a CDS encoding class I SAM-dependent methyltransferase → MNAKLPEPAAEERAHSDHLAGLLREEIAAHGPIPFSRFMERCLYTPGLGYYSAGKAKFGAEGDFVTAPELGTLFARCVARAFEPVLASLGPDADFLELGGGTGAFAEAALLALDAAGRAPRRFMILEPSADLRERQRERLRAALPAELFARMVWLDGPLETEWDGVLFANEVIDALPTTRFTTRDGEVYEEYVILDGEGRFARSDRPADTLVGGAVRHVERDLGRDFEAGYRSEILPQLPYWMQAVAGTLRRGAMIFADYGYTRGEFYLPERTDGTLRAFYRHRTHGDALRLPGLQDLTASVDFTALAEAGNSAGFGVAAYMPQAQFLLATGMQEFFEKDYLEREDEAARYRLAQEVKKLTLPEQMGERFQVMMFAKGIDPAALPADVMAADQGSRL, encoded by the coding sequence ATGAACGCGAAACTCCCCGAACCCGCCGCCGAAGAGCGCGCTCACTCCGATCATCTCGCCGGACTGCTGCGCGAGGAGATCGCCGCGCACGGGCCGATACCGTTCTCCCGCTTCATGGAACGCTGCCTTTATACCCCCGGCCTCGGCTACTACAGCGCGGGGAAGGCCAAGTTCGGTGCCGAGGGAGATTTCGTCACGGCGCCCGAACTGGGTACGCTGTTCGCCCGTTGCGTGGCGCGTGCCTTCGAGCCGGTGCTGGCGTCGCTGGGGCCGGATGCGGATTTCCTCGAACTCGGCGGCGGCACCGGTGCCTTTGCCGAAGCCGCGCTGCTGGCGCTGGATGCCGCGGGCAGGGCACCGCGCCGCTTCATGATCCTGGAGCCGAGCGCCGATTTGCGCGAGCGTCAGCGCGAACGCCTGCGCGCGGCCTTGCCTGCGGAACTGTTCGCGCGCATGGTGTGGCTCGACGGCCCGCTGGAAACCGAATGGGATGGCGTGCTGTTCGCCAACGAGGTGATCGACGCGCTGCCGACCACGCGCTTCACGACGCGCGACGGTGAAGTCTACGAGGAATACGTGATCCTCGATGGCGAGGGACGCTTCGCGCGCAGCGATCGTCCCGCCGATACCCTGGTGGGCGGCGCCGTGCGCCATGTCGAACGCGACCTGGGCCGGGACTTCGAGGCGGGTTACCGCAGCGAGATCCTGCCGCAGCTGCCGTACTGGATGCAGGCCGTGGCCGGCACCTTGCGCCGCGGCGCGATGATCTTCGCCGACTACGGCTACACGCGCGGCGAGTTCTACCTGCCGGAACGCACCGACGGCACGCTGCGCGCCTTCTACCGGCATCGTACGCACGGGGACGCTCTCCGTCTCCCCGGTCTGCAGGACCTCACCGCCTCGGTGGACTTCACCGCGCTGGCGGAAGCGGGTAACAGCGCGGGCTTCGGCGTGGCCGCGTACATGCCGCAGGCGCAGTTCCTGCTCGCCACCGGCATGCAGGAATTCTTCGAGAAGGACTACCTCGAACGCGAGGACGAAGCGGCACGCTATCGCCTTGCGCAGGAAGTGAAGAAGCTGACCCTTCCCGAGCAGATGGGCGAGCGCTTCCAGGTCATGATGTTCGCCAAGGGCATCGACCCGGCGGCACTGCCGGCGGACGTCATGGCGGCCGACCAGGGCTCGCGCCTGTAA
- a CDS encoding transglycosylase SLT domain-containing protein, which yields MMARRALATLALAICGLVAATAATAAGTDAERARFRQAYATAQQQGGDTWRAEAKGLESYVLFPYLEAAALEHDLRTLDRARADAYLARYPGLIPAADLRRDFLGELARRKDWTTFSAMYQPGLGDNLSCFALQAKLARNEPLVFESDMAALWKKPSLPNACDPVIAAAHDQGLLTADRLWSRIDVAASAGRGGTVASLAPWLPPTDAPAAQRIGQALNDPAGALRDASDWPDTPRHRQALTLALQRMARRQSTAADAAWQSLRSRFTLTEQQRDAVENALALFHATDFDESALERLAALPPGAQTDATREWRVRVALARQDWKAALTAIEALGESQKDDGEWRYFHALVLAKLGRQAEAQALYRAVAQEATYFGFLAADRIDAAYAICPSTMATDEAREAALLSDPGLDRAFELYAVGLQKLARREWTAALAGRDADTKRLAADLAFRKGWYDRAVFGLSSGDALRLYEQRFPLARQDGVVEQSSQAGIEAPWAYAIIRAESAWMSDARSAADARGLMQLLPGTAALVAKRNGLAWAGGGSLYEPATNIVLGTRYLAQMAARYNGAPWLASAAYNAGPNRVDQWVEARGTLEPDLFVASIPYKETREYVARVMAFAVIYDWRLTGNALSIASRMTPFGSTYALPGNGAVRKPVTCPAPAVAKPAPPTPPAVMEPEPAEASSAPAAQEPRQ from the coding sequence ATGATGGCTCGACGCGCCCTCGCCACCCTCGCCCTCGCCATCTGCGGCCTCGTTGCGGCCACGGCCGCGACAGCCGCGGGAACGGATGCCGAGCGCGCCCGCTTCCGCCAGGCCTACGCCACGGCGCAGCAGCAGGGCGGCGACACGTGGCGCGCGGAGGCGAAGGGGCTGGAGAGCTACGTGCTCTTTCCCTACCTGGAAGCGGCGGCGCTGGAACACGACCTGCGCACCCTCGACCGCGCGCGCGCGGACGCCTACCTCGCGCGTTACCCTGGGCTGATTCCCGCCGCCGACCTGCGTCGCGATTTCCTCGGCGAGCTCGCCCGGCGCAAGGACTGGACGACGTTCAGCGCCATGTACCAGCCGGGGTTGGGCGACAATTTGAGCTGTTTCGCATTGCAGGCGAAGCTCGCGCGCAACGAACCGCTGGTTTTCGAGAGCGACATGGCGGCCTTGTGGAAGAAGCCGAGCCTGCCCAACGCCTGCGATCCCGTCATCGCCGCCGCGCACGACCAGGGGCTGCTCACGGCCGATCGCCTGTGGTCGCGCATCGACGTGGCCGCCAGCGCCGGCAGGGGCGGCACCGTCGCATCGCTGGCGCCGTGGCTGCCGCCGACGGACGCCCCCGCCGCACAGCGCATCGGACAGGCATTGAACGACCCCGCAGGCGCCCTGCGCGACGCCTCCGACTGGCCGGACACGCCCCGCCACCGGCAGGCGCTGACCCTGGCGCTGCAACGCATGGCGCGCAGGCAATCCACTGCCGCCGACGCCGCATGGCAGTCGCTGCGCTCGCGCTTCACCCTTACCGAACAGCAGCGCGACGCCGTGGAAAATGCGCTGGCGCTGTTCCACGCCACCGACTTCGACGAGTCGGCCCTGGAGCGCCTCGCCGCCCTTCCGCCCGGGGCGCAGACCGACGCCACCCGCGAATGGCGCGTGCGCGTGGCGCTCGCCCGGCAGGACTGGAAGGCGGCCCTGACGGCGATCGAAGCGCTCGGCGAATCGCAGAAGGACGACGGCGAATGGCGTTACTTCCATGCGCTCGTCCTCGCGAAACTGGGGCGGCAGGCCGAGGCACAGGCTCTTTATCGCGCGGTCGCCCAGGAGGCCACGTACTTCGGCTTCCTCGCAGCCGACCGGATCGACGCCGCCTACGCCATCTGCCCCTCGACCATGGCGACCGACGAAGCCCGGGAAGCGGCGCTGCTTTCGGACCCCGGCCTGGACCGCGCCTTCGAACTGTACGCCGTGGGCCTGCAGAAGCTCGCGCGGCGCGAATGGACGGCGGCGCTCGCCGGTCGGGACGCGGATACGAAGCGCCTCGCCGCCGATCTCGCCTTCCGCAAGGGCTGGTACGACCGCGCCGTGTTCGGACTGTCGTCCGGCGACGCGCTGCGCCTCTACGAGCAGCGCTTTCCGCTCGCGCGCCAGGATGGCGTCGTCGAACAGTCGAGCCAGGCCGGCATCGAGGCACCGTGGGCCTACGCGATCATCCGTGCGGAGAGCGCGTGGATGAGCGATGCGCGGTCGGCCGCCGACGCGCGCGGGCTCATGCAGCTCCTGCCGGGCACGGCGGCACTGGTGGCGAAACGCAATGGCCTGGCGTGGGCCGGCGGCGGAAGCCTTTACGAGCCGGCGACCAACATCGTCCTCGGTACGCGCTACCTCGCGCAGATGGCCGCCCGTTACAACGGCGCCCCCTGGCTCGCCAGCGCAGCCTACAACGCCGGGCCGAACAGGGTCGACCAGTGGGTGGAAGCGCGCGGCACGCTGGAGCCCGACCTCTTCGTCGCCAGCATCCCTTACAAGGAAACCCGCGAATACGTCGCCCGCGTGATGGCTTTCGCCGTCATCTACGACTGGCGCCTCACGGGCAACGCGCTCTCCATCGCCAGTCGCATGACCCCTTTCGGCAGCACCTACGCCTTGCCGGGCAACGGCGCGGTGCGCAAGCCGGTGACCTGTCCGGCGCCTGCGGTGGCGAAGCCAGCGCCGCCCACGCCGCCTGCCGTCATGGAGCCCGAGCCGGCCGAGGCGTCGTCCGCACCGGCCGCACAGGAACCCAGGCAGTGA
- a CDS encoding multifunctional CCA addition/repair protein — protein sequence MDIYLVGGAVRDKLLGRPVTDRDWVVVGATPEDMLAAGYRPVGKDFPVFLHGQTKEEYALARTERKTGRGYHGFAFHADPSVTVEQDLERRDLTINAIAEREDGTLVDPFGGVSDIGTRTLRHVSAAFAEDPVRLLRVARFAARYAPLGFTVADETMTLMRRMVDDGEVDHLVPERVWAETRKALSEPMPSAFLRVLRESGALRVLFPEVDALYGVPQRPEFHPEVDTGIHMELVLDAAARLAPGDALVGWCALTHDLGKALTPADVLPRHIMHEQRGIEPVRAISARLKVPAEYAFMAEMVCKHHLNAHMALELKPATIFRLLEGLGSLRRPARLETFLLACMADKRGRLGGEDAAYPQADFLRACREAAASITSQPFVAKGLTGPAIGEAMKKAQVNAIAGVPRAAL from the coding sequence ATGGACATCTACCTCGTCGGCGGCGCCGTCCGCGACAAGCTGCTCGGCCGCCCCGTGACCGACCGCGACTGGGTGGTGGTGGGCGCCACACCCGAAGACATGCTCGCCGCAGGCTACCGCCCGGTGGGCAAGGACTTCCCGGTCTTCCTGCACGGGCAGACCAAGGAGGAATACGCACTCGCGCGTACCGAGCGCAAGACGGGCCGCGGCTACCACGGCTTCGCGTTCCACGCCGACCCCTCGGTCACCGTGGAGCAGGACCTCGAGCGGCGCGACCTCACCATCAACGCCATCGCGGAGCGGGAGGACGGAACGCTCGTCGATCCTTTCGGCGGCGTGAGCGATATCGGCACGCGCACGCTGCGGCATGTGTCCGCCGCCTTCGCCGAAGATCCCGTGCGGCTGCTTCGCGTCGCCCGCTTCGCCGCGCGCTACGCGCCGCTCGGCTTCACCGTGGCGGACGAAACGATGACGCTCATGCGACGCATGGTGGACGACGGCGAGGTCGATCACCTCGTACCCGAGCGGGTATGGGCGGAAACGCGCAAGGCACTTTCGGAACCGATGCCGTCGGCCTTTCTCCGCGTGCTGCGCGAGAGCGGCGCGCTGCGCGTCCTGTTCCCCGAGGTCGACGCGCTCTACGGCGTGCCGCAGCGCCCGGAATTCCACCCCGAGGTCGACACCGGCATCCACATGGAGCTGGTCCTCGATGCCGCCGCCAGGCTCGCTCCCGGCGACGCGCTGGTCGGTTGGTGCGCGCTCACCCACGACCTCGGCAAGGCGCTGACACCGGCCGACGTGCTGCCCCGGCACATCATGCACGAGCAACGCGGCATCGAACCGGTGCGGGCCATCTCGGCGCGATTGAAGGTGCCGGCGGAATACGCGTTCATGGCGGAGATGGTGTGCAAACACCATCTCAACGCCCATATGGCGCTCGAGCTGAAACCCGCGACCATCTTCCGCCTGCTCGAAGGCCTAGGCTCGCTGCGCCGTCCCGCGCGGCTGGAAACCTTCCTGCTCGCGTGCATGGCCGACAAGCGCGGGCGCCTGGGCGGCGAGGACGCGGCTTATCCGCAGGCGGATTTCCTGCGGGCATGCCGCGAGGCCGCCGCGTCGATCACGTCGCAGCCGTTCGTGGCGAAGGGTCTGACGGGGCCGGCGATCGGCGAGGCCATGAAGAAGGCGCAGGTGAACGCCATCGCCGGCGTGCCGCGCGCGGCGCTGTAG
- a CDS encoding EcsC family protein, translating into MTKREPAPTSKEIVPVAVDRGDSPVAKAILEFVSRIPDSDIPRASKGGAAEECRRLASAAANKAAITAGSLALPPGPLGWLTVLPELVAIWRIQGQLVSDIASAYGKTAKLGREQMLWCLFRHTAAQAFRDVAIRVGDRLVFRTAATSVLQRLAGRIGVGVSKRAVGKGISRWLPVVGALGVGAYAYYDTGQVAKTAIDLFSGDVHIDDGDAPPATGKRGASRMSRAANGKGGADAGEPMPKASARKAAKKAMTKKAATRKTAKKPVTRAPAAKKTAARRKPAT; encoded by the coding sequence ATGACAAAACGCGAACCGGCCCCGACGTCGAAGGAGATCGTTCCCGTCGCCGTCGACCGTGGCGACAGTCCCGTGGCGAAGGCGATCCTCGAGTTCGTCAGCCGCATCCCGGACAGCGACATCCCTCGCGCCAGCAAAGGCGGCGCCGCGGAGGAATGCCGCCGCCTGGCCAGCGCCGCCGCGAACAAGGCCGCGATCACCGCGGGTTCGCTGGCGCTTCCGCCGGGGCCGCTCGGCTGGCTCACGGTGCTGCCCGAACTGGTCGCCATCTGGCGCATCCAGGGCCAGCTGGTCAGCGACATCGCCTCCGCGTATGGGAAGACGGCCAAACTGGGCCGCGAGCAGATGCTGTGGTGCCTGTTCCGCCACACCGCCGCGCAGGCCTTCCGCGACGTGGCCATCCGCGTGGGCGACCGCCTGGTGTTCCGTACCGCCGCCACGAGCGTCCTGCAACGCCTCGCCGGCCGGATCGGCGTCGGCGTGTCGAAGCGCGCCGTCGGCAAGGGCATCTCGCGCTGGCTGCCGGTCGTCGGTGCGCTGGGCGTGGGGGCCTATGCCTACTACGACACCGGCCAGGTGGCGAAGACCGCCATCGACCTCTTCAGCGGCGACGTGCACATCGACGACGGCGACGCGCCTCCGGCGACGGGAAAGCGCGGTGCATCCAGGATGTCCCGGGCCGCCAACGGCAAGGGTGGCGCCGATGCCGGCGAGCCGATGCCGAAGGCTTCCGCCCGCAAGGCGGCGAAAAAGGCCATGACCAAGAAAGCCGCGACCCGCAAGACCGCGAAGAAGCCGGTCACGCGTGCTCCGGCGGCGAAGAAAACCGCCGCAAGACGCAAGCCCGCGACGTGA
- a CDS encoding TonB-dependent receptor → MTPVRLASCIALALAAATAHAGDVSPQKATNLGAVDVTAKLDEARNSLSPDTGSSQYVMDRQTIQALPLGDSTPLNQVILQAPGVVQDSYGQLHVRGDHANLQYRIDGVLIPESIGGFGQTLDARMIQNVKLLTGALPAQYGERTAAIVDIATRTPSKDGLGGSVGITGGQFGTVNPNATLFGRSGAWSWFLTANYLENDVGIENPTASRKPIHDHTNQVKAFGDVSYLIDDDTRLSFLFGATNNRFEIPDNPGQSPEFGYLDVTNFDSARLDERQREKTRFGILSLQGKLGGTAYQVSAGQRYSGLDFTPDDIGDLMFNGVASNVRRANRASTLQADFSTPLGDSHTLRYGLYTSFERATATNDALVFPADAEGRQTSTVPLDIVDASRLIARTYALYLQDEWSIGEKWTVNYGARADRYDAFRPESQLSPRVGVVYQPDDGTTIHAGYSRYFTPPASEMISPTSIAKFQGTTNALPNDGNDTPLAERSSYYDIGISQKLGNAWTVGLDSYYRHVSRIQDEGQFGTALVYSTFNYDQGKVKGDEFTLNYDGGALTAYFNFAYNRSVGKRIITGQYNFDPDDLAYIHDHFIHLDHDQKYTSSGGISYAIDDATRVGADYLFGSGLRRDGLVPNGDTMPGYFQLNLSVSHDFHLMPEGATHAQLALVNALDRTYEIRDGSGIGVGAPQFGPRRGVFLSLQQDF, encoded by the coding sequence ATGACTCCTGTTCGTCTCGCCTCCTGCATCGCATTGGCCCTCGCGGCCGCCACCGCCCACGCCGGCGACGTCTCCCCGCAAAAAGCCACGAACCTGGGGGCCGTCGACGTCACCGCGAAGCTGGACGAGGCGCGCAACAGCCTTTCGCCGGATACGGGCAGCAGCCAGTACGTGATGGACCGGCAGACCATCCAGGCCCTGCCGCTGGGCGACTCCACGCCGCTGAACCAGGTGATCCTGCAGGCGCCGGGCGTGGTGCAGGATTCTTACGGACAGCTCCATGTGCGCGGCGACCACGCCAACTTGCAGTACCGGATCGACGGCGTGCTCATCCCCGAAAGCATCGGCGGTTTCGGCCAGACGCTGGATGCGCGGATGATCCAGAACGTGAAGCTGCTCACGGGCGCGCTGCCGGCCCAGTACGGCGAGCGCACGGCCGCGATCGTCGACATCGCCACCCGCACGCCGTCGAAGGACGGCCTGGGCGGCAGCGTAGGCATCACCGGCGGGCAGTTCGGCACGGTGAATCCGAACGCGACGCTGTTCGGGCGCAGCGGCGCCTGGAGCTGGTTCCTCACCGCGAACTATCTCGAGAACGATGTCGGTATCGAGAATCCCACGGCCAGCCGCAAACCGATCCACGACCACACGAACCAGGTCAAGGCGTTCGGCGACGTGTCCTACCTGATCGACGACGACACGCGCCTCAGCTTCCTGTTCGGCGCCACGAACAACCGCTTCGAGATTCCAGACAATCCCGGGCAGTCGCCGGAGTTCGGCTACCTGGATGTCACGAACTTCGACTCGGCGCGACTGGACGAACGTCAGCGCGAGAAGACGCGCTTCGGCATCCTCAGCCTGCAGGGCAAGCTCGGCGGCACCGCCTACCAGGTGTCGGCGGGACAGCGCTACAGCGGTCTCGATTTCACACCGGACGATATCGGCGACCTCATGTTCAATGGCGTGGCCTCCAACGTGCGCCGGGCCAATCGCGCGAGCACGTTGCAGGCGGATTTCTCGACGCCGCTGGGCGACAGCCACACCTTGCGCTACGGCCTGTACACCTCGTTCGAACGGGCGACGGCGACCAACGACGCGCTGGTCTTCCCCGCGGACGCCGAAGGCAGGCAGACCTCGACCGTGCCGCTCGACATCGTGGACGCCAGCCGCCTCATCGCCCGCACTTACGCGCTCTATCTCCAGGACGAATGGAGTATCGGCGAGAAATGGACGGTGAACTACGGCGCGCGTGCCGATCGTTACGATGCCTTCCGCCCGGAAAGCCAGCTGAGCCCGCGGGTGGGCGTGGTCTACCAGCCTGACGACGGCACCACGATCCACGCGGGCTACTCGCGCTATTTCACGCCGCCGGCATCGGAAATGATCAGCCCGACCTCGATCGCCAAGTTCCAAGGCACCACCAATGCCTTGCCGAACGACGGCAACGACACGCCGCTGGCCGAGCGCTCCAGCTATTACGACATCGGCATCTCGCAGAAGCTCGGTAACGCATGGACGGTGGGGCTCGACAGCTACTATCGCCACGTGTCGCGCATCCAGGACGAAGGCCAGTTCGGCACGGCGCTGGTCTATTCCACCTTCAACTACGACCAGGGCAAGGTGAAAGGCGACGAATTCACGTTGAACTACGACGGTGGCGCACTGACCGCCTATTTCAACTTCGCGTACAACCGTTCGGTGGGCAAGCGCATCATCACCGGCCAGTACAACTTCGATCCGGACGACCTGGCCTATATCCACGACCACTTCATCCACCTGGATCACGACCAGAAATACACCTCGTCGGGCGGCATCAGCTACGCCATCGACGATGCGACGCGCGTCGGCGCGGATTATCTGTTCGGCTCCGGCCTGCGCCGGGACGGCCTGGTACCCAATGGCGACACGATGCCCGGCTACTTCCAGTTGAACCTCAGCGTGTCGCACGACTTCCACCTGATGCCGGAAGGCGCCACCCACGCGCAGCTGGCACTGGTGAACGCGCTCGACCGCACCTACGAGATCCGCGACGGCTCGGGCATCGGCGTGGGTGCACCCCAGTTCGGACCCCGCCGGGGTGTGTTCCTGTCCCTCCAGCAGGATTTCTGA
- a CDS encoding glycoside hydrolase family 17, which translates to MTPHTSYARLARPLAWIVLVLAAAFGAAYWWLLGRPVDLPDSPTAKIACVSYAPFRFDGETPFDPHAFVSPERIDADLKDLSTRFDCVRTYSMSQGLGAVPEIAGRYGMKVLMGVWLGRDLAANEREMEQALSAAKRDARNLRGIVVGNEVLLRRELSEKALAGYIERMNAATDVPVTYADVWEFWQQHPALAKVTDYVTIHILPYWEDEPVAPQKAIRHVADVYQRMKAEFPGKQVMIGETGWPSEGRTRRDASASLVNEARYLREFLNYAATVDMPYNVIEAFDQPWKRDLEGTVGGFWGIFDVQGRPKFAMSGPVVEEPRWTWAIGAGGIGAVLFLAGGILRRRWHGVGGAVSLALSGFATGTALAAHARLLVFACRDALEWTVGIAAGAVAAVTAFTLARAIAARLAAPMNSADIAPPPAQRQFWGIAWTDAFTPQRFLWMFVLALYGILMVFNGRYRDFPIGLFAVPSIGFLMLAMLRTRERPSMPLLEERLLAIWLVMLGAAVVAQELGANAVAWGWLALNLALALPVLLAWRKAAT; encoded by the coding sequence ATGACGCCCCACACCTCCTATGCGCGGCTTGCGCGCCCGCTCGCATGGATCGTCCTCGTCCTCGCCGCTGCCTTCGGCGCGGCGTACTGGTGGCTGCTGGGCCGTCCGGTGGACCTGCCGGATTCGCCCACGGCGAAGATCGCCTGCGTCTCCTACGCACCCTTTCGCTTCGACGGTGAAACCCCGTTCGACCCGCATGCATTCGTGTCGCCGGAGCGGATCGACGCCGACCTCAAGGACCTTTCCACCCGCTTCGATTGCGTGCGCACGTACTCGATGAGCCAGGGCCTTGGCGCCGTGCCGGAGATCGCCGGCCGTTACGGCATGAAGGTGCTGATGGGCGTCTGGTTGGGCCGCGACCTGGCCGCCAACGAGCGCGAGATGGAACAGGCCCTCTCGGCCGCGAAGCGCGATGCGCGCAACCTGCGCGGCATCGTCGTCGGCAACGAGGTGCTCCTGCGCCGCGAACTGAGCGAGAAGGCCCTCGCCGGCTACATCGAACGCATGAACGCGGCGACCGACGTCCCGGTCACCTATGCCGATGTGTGGGAGTTCTGGCAGCAGCACCCGGCCCTGGCCAAGGTCACGGACTACGTCACGATCCATATCCTGCCTTACTGGGAAGACGAACCCGTGGCGCCGCAGAAGGCGATCCGTCACGTCGCCGACGTCTACCAGCGCATGAAAGCCGAATTTCCCGGCAAGCAGGTGATGATCGGCGAGACGGGCTGGCCCAGCGAAGGGCGCACGCGCCGCGACGCGAGCGCCAGCCTGGTGAACGAAGCGCGCTACCTGCGCGAATTCCTCAACTACGCCGCCACCGTCGACATGCCGTACAACGTGATCGAGGCATTCGACCAGCCCTGGAAGCGCGACCTCGAAGGCACGGTCGGCGGATTCTGGGGCATCTTCGACGTGCAGGGCCGGCCCAAGTTCGCGATGAGCGGACCAGTGGTCGAAGAGCCTCGCTGGACGTGGGCCATCGGGGCCGGCGGTATCGGCGCGGTGCTCTTCCTCGCGGGCGGCATCCTCCGGCGCCGCTGGCATGGCGTCGGGGGCGCGGTCTCGCTGGCGCTGTCCGGCTTCGCCACGGGCACCGCACTCGCGGCGCATGCGCGCCTGCTGGTCTTCGCCTGCCGCGATGCGCTCGAGTGGACCGTCGGTATCGCGGCAGGCGCCGTGGCCGCCGTGACGGCATTCACGCTGGCCCGCGCGATCGCCGCGCGTCTCGCGGCGCCGATGAATTCCGCCGACATCGCGCCGCCGCCAGCCCAGCGGCAGTTCTGGGGCATCGCCTGGACCGACGCATTTACGCCGCAGCGCTTCCTCTGGATGTTCGTCCTCGCGCTGTACGGCATCCTCATGGTCTTCAACGGACGCTACCGCGATTTCCCGATCGGGCTGTTCGCCGTGCCGTCCATCGGCTTCCTCATGCTCGCCATGCTGCGCACGCGCGAACGCCCATCGATGCCGCTCCTGGAGGAGCGCCTGCTGGCGATCTGGCTCGTGATGCTGGGCGCCGCGGTGGTGGCGCAGGAACTCGGCGCCAACGCGGTCGCATGGGGCTGGCTGGCGCTCAACCTCGCCCTGGCCCTGCCGGTGCTGCTGGCGTGGCGCAAGGCGGCGACATAG
- a CDS encoding complex I NDUFA9 subunit family protein: MNAMRIVILGGTGFLGGTLVPRLAADGHRLLLLSRNREAHRQSTVGRNVTVVSADVYDPPTLRRHIAGADAVVHLVGILNESGRHTFQRVHVDLVRLVVEACRDTGVHRLHLMSSLKAGQGTSAYLRSRGEAEALVKASTLDWTIYEASTIFGPGDGLVSRFDGLLGIAPIVPLPRPRAKMAPVYVGDVAEAIARAVADPSSVLRTYELYGPETWTLIDIVRAIRDARGRHRAVLPMPDALGRLQALVAQFAPGKPFTPDNFRSLLTDSVGEVDGLAQLGIHPQRLSAWLPRLLGPSVRQRRLDEARSRRRP, translated from the coding sequence ATGAACGCCATGCGCATCGTCATCCTCGGCGGCACCGGATTCCTCGGGGGAACCCTCGTGCCCCGGCTGGCCGCCGACGGGCACCGCCTGCTGCTGCTTTCGCGCAACCGCGAAGCGCATCGGCAGAGTACCGTCGGCCGTAACGTCACCGTCGTCAGCGCCGACGTGTACGACCCCCCGACGCTGCGCCGGCACATCGCGGGCGCAGACGCCGTCGTCCACCTCGTGGGCATCCTCAACGAAAGCGGCCGGCATACCTTCCAGCGCGTGCACGTCGACCTCGTGCGCCTCGTCGTGGAGGCCTGCCGCGACACCGGTGTGCATCGCCTGCACCTCATGAGTTCGCTGAAGGCCGGTCAGGGAACGTCCGCCTACCTGCGCTCGCGCGGCGAGGCGGAAGCCTTGGTGAAAGCCTCTACGCTGGACTGGACCATCTATGAAGCGAGCACGATCTTCGGCCCCGGCGACGGCCTCGTCTCGCGGTTCGACGGCCTGCTGGGCATCGCGCCCATCGTGCCGCTCCCGCGCCCGCGGGCGAAGATGGCGCCGGTCTACGTCGGCGATGTCGCGGAGGCGATCGCGCGTGCCGTCGCCGATCCGTCGTCCGTGCTGCGCACCTACGAACTGTATGGACCGGAGACCTGGACGTTGATCGACATCGTGCGGGCCATCCGCGATGCGCGCGGGCGCCACCGCGCCGTGCTGCCCATGCCCGACGCACTCGGCCGCCTGCAGGCCCTGGTCGCGCAGTTCGCACCGGGCAAGCCGTTCACCCCGGACAACTTCCGCTCGTTGCTGACGGACTCGGTGGGCGAGGTCGACGGCCTCGCCCAGCTTGGCATCCATCCACAGCGTCTCTCCGCCTGGCTACCCCGCCTCCTCGGCCCTTCCGTGCGCCAGCGGCGCCTCGACGAAGCGCGCTCGCGGCGGCGCCCCTGA